One window of the Lycorma delicatula isolate Av1 chromosome 3, ASM4794821v1, whole genome shotgun sequence genome contains the following:
- the LOC142321186 gene encoding uncharacterized protein LOC142321186: protein MSEEMFPVNDAQLEQVVYDVLQEDDELEGTPNQRLQLLIPRRLVYGEVDDQQHHPLLDDGNDNLIAEAAADVENNESEESTVVTTSFILENRVRFTKFHNEQEAYFGLRRCLNAKEEGEYKMKINIENIPMKEIDVAVAKRDS, encoded by the exons atGTCCGAAGAAATGTTTCCAGTAAATGATGCGCAATTAGAACAGGTTGTTTATGATGTTTTACAAGAAGATGATGAATTAGAGGGAACTCCTAATCAGCGGCTGCAGTTATTAATACCGCGAAGGTTGGTGTATGGGGAAGTCGACGACCAACAACATCATCCTTTATTAGATGACGGCAACGATAACCTCATAGCAGAGGCTGCTGctgatgttgaaaataatgaaagtgaAGAAAGCACAGTAGTAACAACATCATTCATCCTCGAAAACCGTGTTAGATTTACAaag tttcataatgaacaagaggCTTATTTTGGACTTAGGCGTTGTCTAAATGCAAAAGAAGAaggagaatataaaatgaaaataaatattgaaaatataccgATGAAAGAG aTTGATGTCGCAGTTGCAAAAAGAGATTCTTAA
- the LOC142320951 gene encoding uncharacterized protein LOC142320951 → MFVPFAALSKRINTLPFRIIKECGLNRFDNDGIVSCKECNWTITSETNLFHCGIAHKTYDETCSVAEELFNCCLFFKDSIVCIDLMMSTFSNWPRLFPKVELLLEAGFYFTGVMDSVACIECGLEIFEWLDNDNPFKEHQKVSYNCKMVKNKMKG, encoded by the exons ATGTTTGTCCCGTTTGCGGCGCTCAGCAAAAGGATAAACACACTCCCATTCAGAATTATTAAAGAATGTGGATTAAATCGCTTCGATAATGATGGAATCGTTTCATGTAAGGAATGTAATTGGACTATAACCtctgaaactaatttatttcattgcgGAATTGCACATAAAACATATGATGAAACTTGTAGTGTTGCTGAAGAATTAttcaattgttgtttattttttaaagatagcaTAGTTTGTATTGACCTGATGATGAGTACTTTTAGTAATTGGCCAAGGCTTTTTCCAAAGGTTGAATTATTGTTGGAAGCAGGATTTTATTTCACCGGCGTGATGGATTCTGTGGCATGTATCGAATGTGGTCTTGAAATTTTTGAGTGGTTGGATAATGATAACCCGTTTAAGGAGCATcaaaaagtttcatataattgcaaaatggtgaaaaataaaatgaaag gtTAA